From Paraglaciecola sp. L1A13:
CGAAGACATCGTAGAAGTCGCTGCGGTTGGCATTCCTCATGAAGCTTCTGGTGAAGCGGTTAAAGTCTTTGCGGTGCGTCGTCATCCGGGACTGAGCGAGAAAGATGTCATCGATCATTGTCGCAAACATTTGACAGGTTATAAAGTTCCGAAAAAAGTTGAGTTTAGAGACGAGCTTCCAAAATCGAATGTTGGTAAGATACTGCGCAGAGAACTTCGCGACGAGAAATAGTAGACGCCTTTTAGGCCTTTATTACTGTTTTAATGATAAACGCCGGCTTTTGCTGGCTTTTTTATGTTTTTGGAAAGACGTGCAATATATTTCGATTACCACTGATGAAGCATTGAACGCCTATTGCGCTCAATTGGCAAAAGCCCAGGCAATTGCCGTCGATACGGAATTTGTGCGTACGCGCACTTTATATCCACAACTTGGTTTGATTCAAATTTACGATGGGCAGCAAATCGCTCTAATAGATCCCTTAGAAATTAGCGACTTTAGTTTACTTAAGGCTATTTTTACCGACGCCAATATCGTTAAAATTTTGCATTCGTGTTCCGAAGATATCGAAACATTTATGTGTTCACTGAAGATTGTTCCTACGCCGATATTTGATACGCAGTTTGCTGCGGCCATTGTGGGCATGGGGGCCTCTTTAGGTTATGCAAAGTTAGTAGAGATCATGTTGGACGTGCAGGTTGATAAAGGTGAATCTCGAACAGACTGGCTTGCTAGACCGCTTTCACCGCAGCAGTGCCAATACGCTGCTTATGATGTGTTGTATTTGTTTCAGCTTTACCCAGCATTGCGTGATAAAACGTTGGCGCAAAATCGTCAAGCTTGGGTGTTTACCGAAATGGATAACCTGACACGCAAAAAACAAAGTCAAATCCCTTACGATTTATTGTATCTGAATATTAAAAATAGTTGGCATGTGACCGGAAAATCACTTTACGTGTTACAGCAATTAACCGCGTGGCGGGCGAAAGAAGCGCAGCAGCGAGATTTAGCATTAAATTTTGTCGTACGTGAAGCTAATTTGTTAGAAGTCGCTAAGAAGCTGCCCAGCAGTAAAAATGCGCTGCATCAAATATCAGGACTTACCCCACAGGAAATTCGTGTCAATGGTCAAGCCATGCTAGATATTATCGAAGCCGCGCAAAATGTTGATGAAAGCGCTTATCCGGTGCCGGTAGAACGCTTGGTCGATTTTCCCCGATTTAAAAAAGTCACCGCTGCGGTTCGAGAAGTCTGCGTACGAAATGCTGAGAAACTCGGCGTGCCGGTTGAATTGATTGGATCTAAGAAGCAGATTAATCAGCTTATTAAATGGTGCTGGTTCAGTGTTGATGACACACGGGCACAAGGGTTACAACCCGATCTGCTAGACGGTTGGCGAGGTGAATTCTTGCAAGCTGAGTTGGCAGGTGTGGACGGTCTGAATATTCCAGAGTCTGCTAATGCTTAATTTATTGTGTGCGGTATATAAAAGTAGCAAAAAAGCCGATACGTATTTATATGTTCCTGGGCGCGACGATTTTTCTCGGGTACCAGAGACGTTAATGAAGATGTTCGGTGCGCCGCGTTTTATTATGATCATGCCGATTAAAAAGGATCGCCTCTTAGGGCAAGTTGATATTCAGACTCTACGAGACGAATTGACGAAAAACGGTTTCTATTTACAGTTACCGCCACCAGAAGAGAATTTACTCAAGCAACATTTGGCAGCACAACCTCCCAAAATATAAAATTATGGGGTGGCCATTTACCGTTACTTTCTATTCGCTAATTAGTTATTTTATGGGCCTAAGCTGACTTAGGCTCTATCATTCCCATATTTGGGGTCATTCTTAGGAGGACATTATGTCTCACTTTAGTGTTTGTCTGATGCTTTTCATTGGTACGCTGATGATGAGTTCGTCCAGTCTCGGACAAACTGAAAAAACACAAGAAGGCTTCGAGCTATACCTGCAAAATTTTAAAACCGAAGCTATTACCAAAGGTTACCCATCTGACTTTCTAGACGGTGTTTTTACTGATGCGTCCTTTCGTAAACGTGTAGTCAAAGCAGATAAAAATCAGCCTGAAAGAAAAATAACTCTTGATACCTATTTAGCCACTCGAGTACCGGATTGGAAGGTACAACAAGCCGTTGGGCTGTATCAAAAACATAAATCTTTACTCAGCCAAGTAGAGAAAAAATTCGGCGTACAAGCGCGTTTTATCCTAGCGCTTTGGGGTAACGAAAGTAATTTTGGAAAAATAACCGGCAATTATCCAGTAATTTCTTCTATAGCTACTATGGCCTATGAAGGGCGTCGCGAAAGTATGTTTAGAAAACAGCTTTATGCCGCTCTTGATATTCTGCGCCAAGAGCACATTAGCCAAGACGAATTCCTTGGGTCTTGGGCCGGTGCCATGGGGCAAAGTCAATTTATGCCTACTTCATTTTTACATTATGCTTATGATTTCGATGGTGATGGTAAAAAAGATATTTGGAACAACCCCGCCGACGTGTTTGCGTCGATCGCTAATTTTCTCAAAACAGAAGGTTGGGATGACAATGGAACCTGGGGCCGTCAAGTTCGATTAAACGACGGTTTCGACTTTTCGTTGACTGGGTTAGATAAATCAAAAATGCATACCCTAAAAAAATGGCAAGAGCTAGGCGTTCGTCGTTATGATGGAAGCGCGTTACCGTCGGTTGATGTCAAAGCATCATTAATCATGCCTGATGGCGAAAAAGGGCGTATTTACTTAGTTTACAATAATTTTCATACCTTGATGGGTTGGAACCGTTCTAGCTATTTTGGCGTGGCAGTGGGTTATTTATCAGACCGTATTAAGAAGGGCAATTAAATGTATCAGCATCATTTTATAAGTGGCGATGTCATTGATTTACCGATAGGCAAGGTGGTGTGCGTTGGACGTAATTATCTTGAGCATATAAAAGAGTTAAACAATGACGTACCCAAACAGCCATTGTTATTTATTAAGCCCAGCACGGCACTGTGTGATATTCACCAACCTATATATATCCCAAAAGGACAAGGTAGTTGTCATAACGAGCTGGAAATCGCTATTTTAATCGGTGAGCGATTAACGAATAGTGATGAAACAAGTGCTAAACAAGGCATTTTAGGTGTCGGCTTAGCCTTAGATCTTACGCTTCGTGATGTGCAAGACCAACTAAAGGCCGACGGCCAGCCTTGGGAGCGAGCTAAAAGTTTCGATTTAAGCTGTCCTATATCCAATTTTGTGCCTGCGATGGATATTGATATTGAACAAAATATTGAGTTTAGCATGGCGGTAAATGATAAACTTAGGCAACAAGGTAACAGTGTAAATATGATGCACACCATTTTGTCTTTACTCGTTGATATTTCGCAAACATTTACCTTATTACCAGGTGATATCGTTTTAACGGGCACGCCAAAAGGGGTGGGTCCATTAGTTGTTGGCGATGATTTAGACGTAGTGCTGATGGATTATTTTTCCGTTAAGACTAAAGTTATTTGAACAGAATGAGTGCATTAACTAGCATTTAAAGTAGTTTTTGCGTCAGATATTAAGAGTACTCGCTAATGGCATTCACCCAACATCATCGCTTAGATTTAGCTAATAAGTTGGTGGTTTTCGAAGCATCTGGTCATGTTGATCACGTCGACAAGATGGAAATTGTGATCAAAAAAGCGATTAATTTAGCGCATATGCACAATTTAATCGGAATATTATTCGACCTTCGTGAGGTAAAGCTAAGTTACGAATCGATAGATGTTATGGACCTTCTAGTGCGAATGCGAGACGAAGATTGGTTAGGTGGACTCAGGCTCGCTCGTTTGGTAAGTGGGTTAGGTCATACCAATGATTTAGTGGCTGAAATTTATGAAAAGTTTAGTTTACCCGTAAAGAATTTTGAATCCAAAAGTAAGGCAATTGCCTGGTTATTATATAATTATGAATGATAAGTTTTGGCTAGATACGCCACTAGAAAAAATGAACGAAGCACAGTGGGAATCGGTTTGCGATGGCTGTGCTAAATGTTGCTTACACAAGTTTATAGATGATGATGAGGCCGTAAAGGCCGCGCCTACTGCTCACATTAATACTGGCGAACAGATCCATTACACCAATATTGCTTGTGGTTTGCTAAACACAAAAACATGCAATTGCACCCGCTATGATGAGCGCACTGCGTTAGTACCTGATTGCGTTAAACTGACCAAAGAAAACATCAGCGACATCTTCTTTATGCCAACGAGTTGTAGCTATCGACGTTTGCATGAAGGACGTGGTTTACCCTCTTGGCATCCGCTTCTGAATAAAGGTAAAAAAGCCAAGATGCATAAAGTAGGTATGTCTGTGCGTGGTAAAACGGTTTTTGATCACGATGTGGAGTTAGAAGACTTCGAAGATTATATCGCTGTTTGGCCTTTGGACGACGTAGACTAGTTTTACTGGCTATCCAGCGAGGATAAAAAGCGCTCAGCAGTAAGTTGATAGTCCTGCTTTTTACTCTCGTCCATCTTATCAACCTGATGGCACATCATCGCCCAGCGATGATTTTTGCGTAGCGAATTTTGATTTTTTATTATCCATCTCCAATAGAGGGCGTCCCATATATCAGACCAAGGTCCCTTTTTGTAATGACTCATTTTAATAATGTAATTTGAACCACTAAAGTACGGTTTGGTCGTTATTTGCCCTCCATCGGCGTTTTGACTCATTGCATAAACATTGGGCACCATCACCCAGTCATAGCTGTCCACAAACATGTCCATAAACCAACGATAAATTTCATTCGGTTTGAACTCACATAGAAAGAAAAACCCGCCCAAGACCATCAATCGCTCAATGTGATGACAATATCCAGTGCGTAGAACACGTTTTATCGTATCATCAACAGGCGTGATCCCAGTGTTACCTTGGTAAAATGACATTGGAATGGTTCTATGATGTTCCCAGTCATTGCCGCTACGCATTGATACACCTAAGTCGCTATAAGTTGCTCGCATAAATTCTCGCCAACCAATAATTTGTCGAATAAACCCCTCCAAGCTAGCAAGGGCTACCTTATGTTTATTTGCATGAGATAAGGCCTGACTGATGATTTGTTTGGGTGTTAATAGACCGATATTGAGCAGGGGGGTCAGTACGCTGTGATAAAGCCAGTGCTGGCCTTCAACAATCGCATCTTCATAGGGGCCAAATAAAGCAAAGCGCTGCTCAAAGAAGGCAGTCAACCAGTTTTGCGCCGCTTCATGAGTGACAGGGTAAATAACCCTATTACCATCACCGGGATGGTGAGAAAATTCGCTATGTATACGCTTAATGGCATCCGTGTGATATTTAGTTTCTTTTGCTAAAACAAGTATGGGGAGTTTAGTGAGCTCTTTTTTAGGGATTTTTTTGCGATTATCTTCATCTAAACTCCAACGCCCTGAAACAGGTTTGCCGCCATC
This genomic window contains:
- the rnd gene encoding ribonuclease D produces the protein MQYISITTDEALNAYCAQLAKAQAIAVDTEFVRTRTLYPQLGLIQIYDGQQIALIDPLEISDFSLLKAIFTDANIVKILHSCSEDIETFMCSLKIVPTPIFDTQFAAAIVGMGASLGYAKLVEIMLDVQVDKGESRTDWLARPLSPQQCQYAAYDVLYLFQLYPALRDKTLAQNRQAWVFTEMDNLTRKKQSQIPYDLLYLNIKNSWHVTGKSLYVLQQLTAWRAKEAQQRDLALNFVVREANLLEVAKKLPSSKNALHQISGLTPQEIRVNGQAMLDIIEAAQNVDESAYPVPVERLVDFPRFKKVTAAVREVCVRNAEKLGVPVELIGSKKQINQLIKWCWFSVDDTRAQGLQPDLLDGWRGEFLQAELAGVDGLNIPESANA
- a CDS encoding fumarylacetoacetate hydrolase family protein; this encodes MYQHHFISGDVIDLPIGKVVCVGRNYLEHIKELNNDVPKQPLLFIKPSTALCDIHQPIYIPKGQGSCHNELEIAILIGERLTNSDETSAKQGILGVGLALDLTLRDVQDQLKADGQPWERAKSFDLSCPISNFVPAMDIDIEQNIEFSMAVNDKLRQQGNSVNMMHTILSLLVDISQTFTLLPGDIVLTGTPKGVGPLVVGDDLDVVLMDYFSVKTKVI
- a CDS encoding lytic transglycosylase domain-containing protein; translation: MMSSSSLGQTEKTQEGFELYLQNFKTEAITKGYPSDFLDGVFTDASFRKRVVKADKNQPERKITLDTYLATRVPDWKVQQAVGLYQKHKSLLSQVEKKFGVQARFILALWGNESNFGKITGNYPVISSIATMAYEGRRESMFRKQLYAALDILRQEHISQDEFLGSWAGAMGQSQFMPTSFLHYAYDFDGDGKKDIWNNPADVFASIANFLKTEGWDDNGTWGRQVRLNDGFDFSLTGLDKSKMHTLKKWQELGVRRYDGSALPSVDVKASLIMPDGEKGRIYLVYNNFHTLMGWNRSSYFGVAVGYLSDRIKKGN
- a CDS encoding YcgN family cysteine cluster protein; this translates as MNDKFWLDTPLEKMNEAQWESVCDGCAKCCLHKFIDDDEAVKAAPTAHINTGEQIHYTNIACGLLNTKTCNCTRYDERTALVPDCVKLTKENISDIFFMPTSCSYRRLHEGRGLPSWHPLLNKGKKAKMHKVGMSVRGKTVFDHDVELEDFEDYIAVWPLDDVD
- a CDS encoding YcgL domain-containing protein, with product MLNLLCAVYKSSKKADTYLYVPGRDDFSRVPETLMKMFGAPRFIMIMPIKKDRLLGQVDIQTLRDELTKNGFYLQLPPPEENLLKQHLAAQPPKI
- a CDS encoding cryptochrome/photolyase family protein is translated as MRSISIIFPHQLFAEHPCLETQNHGIWLVEDDLFFGDADYPQCFHQQKLQLHFASMAYYRERLEKDNFDCRYFTYQPKKNSLLRLFNALTEQGIELIHTLDPVDYILKQRLERHAYKKKIQIKWYKTPGFLNTQRQNDAYRAGKKRWFMADFYRFQRTRMNILLDGGKPVSGRWSLDEDNRKKIPKKELTKLPILVLAKETKYHTDAIKRIHSEFSHHPGDGNRVIYPVTHEAAQNWLTAFFEQRFALFGPYEDAIVEGQHWLYHSVLTPLLNIGLLTPKQIISQALSHANKHKVALASLEGFIRQIIGWREFMRATYSDLGVSMRSGNDWEHHRTIPMSFYQGNTGITPVDDTIKRVLRTGYCHHIERLMVLGGFFFLCEFKPNEIYRWFMDMFVDSYDWVMVPNVYAMSQNADGGQITTKPYFSGSNYIIKMSHYKKGPWSDIWDALYWRWIIKNQNSLRKNHRWAMMCHQVDKMDESKKQDYQLTAERFLSSLDSQ